Proteins encoded within one genomic window of Gammaproteobacteria bacterium:
- the hemB gene encoding porphobilinogen synthase, with protein sequence MAGLSLRRTRLTAATRELVREIDVDPRKLIQPLFVVEGLASREPVPGLAGVWRDTPESLARQVEADIAAGVDKFLLFGVPEGKRDRDFDHGFTVAQIGALRRRFGDRIWLAADVCLCAATRHGHCGLLNEARDHVDNGASVAALVDCALAYAAAGADCVAPSDMMDGRIAAIRTALQAAGLARTLLMSYAAKFHSAFYGPFRLAADSAPAAGGALHDRASYQIDPARPGDARLSAQRDEHEGADILMVKPGLPCLDVLRDLSSRIDLPWAAYQTSGEQAAIDLLGSHGLADAARMQRETWTALRRAGADMIISYAARRARGVLA encoded by the coding sequence ATGGCTGGCCTGAGCCTGCGCCGCACGCGGCTGACCGCCGCCACCCGCGAGCTGGTGCGCGAGATCGATGTCGATCCACGCAAGCTGATCCAGCCGCTGTTCGTCGTCGAAGGACTGGCCTCGCGCGAGCCGGTGCCCGGCCTGGCCGGCGTGTGGCGCGACACGCCCGAGTCCCTCGCCCGACAGGTCGAGGCCGACATCGCCGCCGGCGTCGACAAGTTCCTGCTGTTCGGCGTGCCGGAAGGCAAGCGCGACCGGGATTTCGACCACGGCTTCACCGTGGCACAGATCGGCGCCCTGCGCCGGCGCTTCGGCGACCGCATCTGGCTGGCCGCCGATGTCTGCCTGTGCGCAGCCACCCGCCACGGCCATTGCGGCCTCCTCAACGAGGCCCGCGACCATGTCGACAACGGCGCCTCGGTGGCGGCGCTGGTGGACTGCGCCCTCGCCTACGCCGCAGCCGGGGCCGACTGCGTCGCGCCGAGCGACATGATGGACGGGCGCATCGCCGCCATCCGCACCGCCCTGCAGGCCGCGGGCCTCGCCCGTACCCTGCTGATGAGCTACGCGGCGAAGTTCCACTCGGCCTTCTACGGGCCGTTCCGGCTCGCGGCCGACTCCGCGCCGGCGGCCGGCGGCGCGCTGCACGATCGCGCCAGCTACCAGATCGATCCGGCGCGGCCGGGCGATGCGCGGCTGTCGGCGCAGCGTGACGAGCACGAGGGCGCGGACATCCTCATGGTGAAGCCGGGCCTGCCCTGCCTCGACGTGCTGCGGGACCTCTCCTCGCGCATCGACCTGCCCTGGGCTGCCTACCAGACCAGCGGCGAGCAGGCCGCCATCGACCTGCTGGGCAGCCATGGCCTCGCGGATGCCGCGCGCATGCAGCGGGAGACCTGGACCGCGCTGCGCCGTGCCGGCGCCGACATGATCATCAGCTACGCCGCGCGGCGTGCACGCGGCGTGCTGGCCTGA
- the cysK gene encoding cysteine synthase A, translating into MIYDSILETIGETPVVRLNRLAPEHVELYVKIEAFNPAGSVKDRLAFAIIDDAERRGLIRPGQTVVEATSGNTGVALAMVCAARGYPFVAVMTETFSIERRKLMRAYGAKVILTPAAARGTGMVRKAEELAERHGWFLASQFQNPANPGYHRQTTGPEILRDFAGRRLDYWVSGWGTGGTLTGAGEVLRLARPEVKIIAAEPAGASLLGGAEWKPHRIQGWTPDFLPGVLSRDLHDQLVTVSDEDAKATARRLAAEEGIFVGLSAGATLAAALQVARQAARGSVLLAMLPDTGERYLSTFLLDDVAEGSDDAWLAEVEAAAAKRA; encoded by the coding sequence ATGATCTACGACAGCATCCTCGAGACCATCGGCGAAACCCCGGTGGTACGCCTCAACCGCCTCGCGCCGGAGCACGTGGAACTCTACGTGAAGATCGAAGCCTTCAATCCGGCCGGCTCGGTCAAGGATCGCCTCGCCTTCGCCATCATCGACGATGCCGAGCGGCGCGGCCTGATCCGGCCCGGCCAGACGGTGGTCGAGGCGACATCCGGCAACACCGGTGTCGCGCTGGCCATGGTCTGCGCTGCCCGCGGCTATCCCTTCGTCGCCGTGATGACGGAGACCTTCTCCATCGAGCGCCGCAAGCTGATGCGCGCCTATGGCGCGAAGGTGATCCTGACACCGGCTGCGGCGCGCGGCACCGGCATGGTGCGCAAGGCGGAGGAGCTGGCCGAGAGGCATGGCTGGTTCCTCGCCAGCCAGTTCCAGAACCCGGCGAACCCGGGTTATCACCGCCAGACCACCGGCCCGGAGATCCTGCGCGATTTCGCTGGCCGCCGGCTGGATTACTGGGTGAGTGGCTGGGGCACGGGCGGCACGCTCACCGGCGCCGGCGAGGTGCTGCGTCTGGCACGCCCCGAGGTGAAGATCATCGCCGCCGAACCCGCCGGCGCTTCGCTCCTCGGTGGCGCCGAGTGGAAGCCGCACCGCATCCAGGGCTGGACACCGGACTTCCTGCCCGGGGTGCTGAGCCGCGATCTGCATGACCAGCTGGTGACGGTCAGCGACGAGGATGCCAAGGCCACTGCGCGCCGGCTGGCCGCGGAGGAAGGCATTTTCGTCGGCCTCTCCGCCGGCGCGACGCTGGCGGCCGCCCTGCAGGTGGCACGGCAGGCCGCGCGCGGATCGGTGCTGCTCGCCATGCTGCCCGACACCGGCGAGCGCTATCTCTCGACCTTCCTGCTCGACGATGTTGCCGAGGGCTCCGACGATGCCTGGCTCGCCGAGGTCGAGGCCGCGGCGGCGAAGCGCGCATGA
- the cobA gene encoding uroporphyrinogen-III C-methyltransferase, whose product MEYYPLFARIDRQPCLVVGGGVVALRKARELLRAGARVTVNAPEVHADLGEMARDGALRIERRPFDASLLADALLVIAATDDQATNAAVAAASAALHRLCNVVDDGHASSFILPAVVERPPVIVAVSSGGHAPLLARLLRQRLEQWLPARLGELARWAGRWRERVRRALPTTAARRAFWEDILSGAAADAVLGGDHETADVLAARSLAGGAPAGARGRAWLVGAGPGDPGLISVRGLRALQEADVVIHDQLVSPELLRAARREAELIDVGKRGGQVSTSQLAIDQLLVERVRAGARVCRLKGGDPLVFGRGGEEALALAAAGLPFEIIPGITAASACAAAAGIPLTHRGLSTAVTLVTATAAAGGSGADWPRLAALDSTLAIYMGGQRIAEVAATLLRHGRSPDTPAAVIRNATLPGQAVVTGTLASIGAGTGTRAAADRQAGAATLMLVGNTISLAPRLATHTLADYRRAS is encoded by the coding sequence ATGGAGTACTACCCTCTTTTCGCCAGGATCGACCGGCAGCCCTGCCTGGTGGTCGGCGGTGGCGTGGTGGCCCTGCGCAAGGCGCGCGAGCTGCTGCGGGCTGGCGCCCGGGTGACCGTCAATGCGCCGGAGGTGCACGCGGACCTCGGGGAGATGGCCCGCGACGGCGCCCTGCGCATCGAGCGCCGGCCGTTCGACGCCTCCCTGCTGGCCGACGCGCTGCTGGTGATCGCCGCAACGGATGACCAGGCCACGAATGCGGCGGTGGCCGCTGCCTCGGCCGCGCTGCACCGGCTCTGCAACGTGGTCGACGACGGCCACGCCTCCTCCTTCATATTGCCGGCGGTCGTCGAGCGTCCGCCGGTCATCGTCGCCGTCTCCAGCGGCGGCCATGCACCGCTGCTGGCGCGCCTGCTGCGCCAGCGGCTCGAGCAGTGGCTGCCGGCCCGGCTCGGCGAGCTGGCCCGCTGGGCAGGACGATGGCGCGAGCGCGTGCGCCGCGCCCTGCCCACGACCGCCGCGCGCCGCGCCTTCTGGGAGGACATCCTGTCCGGCGCGGCAGCCGATGCCGTCCTCGGTGGCGACCACGAGACCGCCGATGTGCTGGCGGCGCGCTCCCTGGCCGGTGGCGCCCCTGCCGGGGCCAGGGGCCGCGCCTGGCTGGTCGGCGCCGGCCCCGGCGATCCCGGCCTGATCTCGGTGCGCGGACTGCGGGCACTGCAGGAGGCCGATGTGGTGATCCACGACCAGCTGGTCTCGCCGGAACTGCTGCGTGCCGCAAGACGCGAAGCCGAGCTGATCGACGTCGGCAAGCGCGGCGGACAGGTGTCCACCAGCCAGCTGGCGATCGACCAGCTGCTGGTGGAGCGCGTGCGCGCCGGTGCCCGGGTCTGCCGCCTCAAGGGCGGCGACCCATTGGTATTCGGCCGGGGCGGCGAGGAAGCCCTGGCGCTGGCGGCAGCCGGCCTGCCCTTCGAGATCATCCCCGGCATCACCGCGGCCAGTGCCTGCGCGGCCGCAGCGGGCATCCCGCTGACGCATCGCGGCCTGTCGACGGCGGTCACCCTGGTGACCGCCACGGCCGCCGCGGGCGGCAGCGGCGCGGACTGGCCGCGACTGGCCGCGCTCGACTCGACGCTGGCCATCTACATGGGCGGCCAGCGCATTGCCGAGGTCGCGGCCACGCTGCTGCGGCACGGGCGTTCACCGGATACCCCCGCTGCGGTCATCCGCAACGCCACGCTGCCGGGCCAGGCCGTGGTGACCGGCACGCTGGCGAGCATCGGCGCCGGCACCGGTACCAGGGCAGCCGCCGACCGGCAGGCCGGGGCAGCGACGCTTATGCTCGTCGGCAACACGATTTCGCTGGCGCCCAGGCTGGCCACCCACACCCTTGCGGATTACAGGAGAGCCTCATGA